The Planctomycetota bacterium genomic sequence ATGATAGTGGCGGCCTCCGCGGAGGATTGGAGGGTCCCGCCCATCGCGCTGCCGAAGACCCTCAAGCACCCCGTCATCGCGGCCACGCCCGAGGAGCTGAGCCGCCTGCGGGCCGCGCTCAAGGCCGCCGGGCCGGCTCACGACGCCGTGGCCGGCGTTGTGCGGCAGGCCGACGCCGCACTCGCCAACCCCATCGCCTTCCCGCCGCGCGGCGGACAGCACAACCAGTGGTACCAGTGCGACAAGTGTCAGCTCGCGCTGAAGACGCTCGACGACACCCACCACGAGTGCCCCCGCTGCAAGACGGTCTACTCGGGCGAGCCGTACGACGATGTGGTCTACGAGCACCAGCATTACGCCAACATCCGCAATGCCTCCAACGCCGCGTGGGCCTATGCCCTCACCGGCGAGAAGCGCTACGCCGACTTCGCCGCGAAGGTGCTCCTCGGCTACGCCGAGCGCTATCTCCAATACCCCTATCACTCGGCCAGCCGCAGCCCAAGCCCCTGGACCATCATCTCGGGCGGCCGCCTCTTCGAGCAGACCCTCAACGAGGCCGCCAGCCTGGCCTCCGACATCGCGCCCGCCTGTGACCTCATCTGGGATGCCCTGTCCGACGCCGACCGTGCGGCCATCCGCGACGGCCTTCTCATCCCCATGCTCAAGAACATGGACAAGCACAAGGCGGGCAAGGGCAACTGGCAGACCTGGCACAACGCCGGCATGATCGCCGGCGGCGCCGTCCTTGGCGATCTCGCCTGGGTCGAGAAGGCCATCGCCCAGCCCCACAACGGCTTCGTCGAGCAGATGAAGGTCTCCGTCTCCGACGAGGGGATGTGGTATGAGAACAGTTGGGGCTATCACTTCTACACCCTCCACGCCATGACCTCATCGCCGAGTACGCCCGCCGCCTGGGCATTGACCTGTGGAGCCACCCCACGCTTCGCAAGATGTACACCCTGCCCGTCCACTACACGATGCCCGACGGCTCACTGCCCCGCTGGGGCGACGACGTGCACGCCTCGGCCCGCGGCGCCGGCTGGCTCATGGAGTACGCGTACGCGGCCACCAAGGACCCTGATCTCCTGCCCCTCCTCGCGCAGTCCCCCACCTGGCAATCCGTGATGCTCGCCCGCGACCCGAGCACAAAGGCCGAGCCGCCTCTCCTCACCAGCAAGGTCTTCCCCAGTGCGGGGCACGCCATCCTGAGAACCAAGGGCGAAGCCGGCCTCGCCGCCGCCCTCACCTTCGGACCCTATGGCGGTTACCACGGCCACCTCGACAAGCTCTCCTTCGTCCTCTTCGGCCACAGGGAGGAACTGGGCGTGGACCCCGGCCGCGCCGCCTCCCAGGCCTATCGCCTGCCCATTCATCGCAACTGGTACAAGCCCACCCTCAGCCACAACGCCGTCCTCGTGGACAAGCAGCCGCAGCGGCCCGCCGAGGGCAAGCTCGAGCTCTTCACCGCCAACGACGAATACGCCGCCGTCGCGGCCAGTTGCGACACCGCCTATCCAGGCGTCACCCACAAGCGCCTCCTCGTTCTCACACCAACTTACCTGCTCATCCTCGACCAACTTGCCTCCGACAAGCCGCGCCGCTTCGACTGGGTGTACCATAACCGCGCCACGGCCATCGAGTGCGATGCCGCCAAGGAGCCAGGTAAAGCCCCCGACGGGTTCCTCGGCATGGAATACGTCCAGAACATCCGCGCCGGCGCCACCGACGGCTCCATCCGCGCTCAGTTCCCCGGCAAGACCGTCACCACCCATCTCACAATGGCCGCTGCTCCTGGCGCCGAGGTCCTCGTTGGGGATGGCCCGTGCGCCTCAGTTCTCGACCGCGTCCCCATGATCGCCGTCACGCAGCAGGGCGCTTCGGCCATGTTCGCCGCCGTCATCGAGCCCGTCCTCAGCGGCCGCAAGCCGGGCGTCACGACCGTCGAACTCGCCGGCACCGTCGTCACAGTCCGCAGGGGCGACTCAGTTGACCAAGCCACCTTATCCCCTGCCAACGGACTCACCGTCGCCGTCGGCGGC encodes the following:
- a CDS encoding alginate lyase family protein; the encoded protein is MNPVAILGIMIVAASAEDWRVPPIALPKTLKHPVIAATPEELSRLRAALKAAGPAHDAVAGVVRQADAALANPIAFPPRGGQHNQWYQCDKCQLALKTLDDTHHECPRCKTVYSGEPYDDVVYEHQHYANIRNASNAAWAYALTGEKRYADFAAKVLLGYAERYLQYPYHSASRSPSPWTIISGGRLFEQTLNEAASLASDIAPACDLIWDALSDADRAAIRDGLLIPMLKNMDKHKAGKGNWQTWHNAGMIAGGAVLGDLAWVEKAIAQPHNGFVEQMKVSVSDEGMWYENSWGYHFYTLHAMTSSPSTPAAWALTCGATPRFARCTPCPSTTRCPTAHCPAGATTCTPRPAAPAGSWSTRTRPPRTLISCPSSRSPPPGNP
- a CDS encoding heparinase II/III family protein, whose product is MLARDPSTKAEPPLLTSKVFPSAGHAILRTKGEAGLAAALTFGPYGGYHGHLDKLSFVLFGHREELGVDPGRAASQAYRLPIHRNWYKPTLSHNAVLVDKQPQRPAEGKLELFTANDEYAAVAASCDTAYPGVTHKRLLVLTPTYLLILDQLASDKPRRFDWVYHNRATAIECDAAKEPGKAPDGFLGMEYVQNIRAGATDGSIRAQFPGKTVTTHLTMAAAPGAEVLVGDGPCASVLDRVPMIAVTQQGASAMFAAVIEPVLSGRKPGVTTVELAGTVVTVRRGDSVDQATLSPANGLTVAVGG